In Streptomyces sp. NBC_01381, a genomic segment contains:
- a CDS encoding TadE/TadG family type IV pilus assembly protein translates to MRASGRLRSGRLRSDRGLSTIEVVILAPVMILFILLLVAFGQLVDGRGAVDGAARDAARAGSIQKDRGTAMAEARAAAEADLEDTCIGPIGVTQTSTGFKSGTFFTVEVSCRVRGLGMLGLDMETTLKASFSSSLDPYRRSA, encoded by the coding sequence ATGCGCGCGTCGGGCCGCCTGCGTTCGGGCCGCCTGCGTTCGGACCGTGGGCTCTCGACCATCGAGGTGGTCATCCTCGCACCCGTGATGATTCTCTTCATCCTGCTCCTGGTGGCCTTCGGCCAACTGGTCGACGGCCGGGGGGCCGTTGACGGCGCGGCGCGTGACGCCGCCCGTGCCGGTTCGATCCAGAAGGACCGGGGCACGGCGATGGCCGAGGCCAGGGCGGCGGCGGAGGCCGACCTGGAGGACACCTGCATCGGGCCGATCGGCGTCACCCAGACGAGCACGGGCTTCAAGTCCGGCACGTTCTTCACGGTGGAAGTGAGCTGTCGGGTAAGGGGCTTGGGCATGCTCGGCCTCGACATGGAGACGACGCTGAAGGCCAGCTTCAGCTCTTCGCTGGACCCCTACCGGAGGTCGGCGTGA
- a CDS encoding ATP-binding protein, with protein sequence MNQETTRAQTPVRQFTILLSATRRGARLARLLAGEQLRTWGLPFETAEQIVAELANNAALHGHVPGRSFRLALTLTETDTLRIEVTDALADRLPPGRPQLPPLEVESGRGLILVAALCDRWGTELSPAPCKTIWAEIDLPEPA encoded by the coding sequence GTGAACCAAGAAACCACCCGAGCCCAGACCCCCGTACGCCAGTTCACGATCCTGCTGTCCGCCACGCGAAGAGGCGCCCGCCTGGCACGGCTCCTGGCGGGCGAGCAACTCCGCACATGGGGACTACCGTTCGAGACGGCGGAGCAGATCGTCGCCGAGCTGGCGAACAACGCCGCACTGCACGGCCACGTACCCGGCAGAAGCTTCCGACTGGCACTCACGCTCACCGAGACCGACACTCTCCGTATCGAAGTGACCGACGCACTAGCGGACCGTCTCCCACCGGGTAGACCCCAACTCCCGCCGCTTGAGGTGGAGTCGGGCAGAGGCCTGATCCTGGTCGCGGCACTGTGCGACCGGTGGGGTACGGAGCTGAGCCCGGCCCCCTGCAAAACAATCTGGGCGGAAATCGACCTTCCCGAGCCCGCTTGA
- a CDS encoding CpaF family protein, protein MSVPVDHQLVKRFRQDAGDRIAEQRRLDQVSGVTPMSGEDERQYARAVIAQILEEYARIEINAGRTPLDAETEEKYAAAVHAALFGVGRLQPLLDDPDVENIDINGYDQVFVGYADGREVKGDPVAETDEELIELIQILGAYSGLSSRPFDSANPQLDLRLPDGSRLSAVMDVTRRPALSIRRARMGKVFMSDLVGNGTVTPEVAHFMACAVRARKNIMIAGATNAGKTTLLRALANEIPPHERLVTVERALELGLDQYADLHPNVVAFEERLPNSEGQGTISMAELVRRSLRMNPSRVIVGEVLGDEIVTMLNAMSQGNDGSLSTIHANSSSEVFNRISTYALQASERLPIEASQMLVAGAVNFVVFIQRRNNYQTGGKLQRMVTSVREVNGVDGRVLSSEVFAEAADGQVVAHAPIACMDDLAVFGYRPAGQWG, encoded by the coding sequence ATGAGCGTTCCTGTCGATCACCAGCTCGTCAAGCGGTTCCGGCAGGACGCCGGTGACCGCATCGCCGAGCAGCGCCGTCTCGACCAGGTCTCCGGTGTCACCCCCATGTCGGGCGAGGACGAGCGGCAGTACGCCCGTGCCGTCATCGCCCAGATCCTGGAGGAGTACGCCCGGATAGAGATCAACGCCGGGCGCACCCCGCTGGACGCCGAGACCGAGGAGAAGTACGCGGCCGCCGTGCACGCCGCGCTCTTCGGCGTCGGTCGGCTCCAGCCGCTCCTGGACGACCCCGACGTCGAGAACATCGACATCAACGGGTACGACCAGGTCTTCGTCGGATACGCCGACGGGCGCGAGGTCAAGGGCGACCCGGTCGCCGAGACGGACGAGGAGCTCATCGAGCTCATCCAGATCCTCGGCGCCTACTCCGGTCTCTCCTCCCGCCCCTTCGACTCCGCCAACCCGCAGCTCGACCTCCGGCTCCCCGACGGCTCGCGTCTGTCGGCCGTCATGGACGTCACGCGGCGCCCCGCGCTCTCCATCCGACGTGCCCGCATGGGCAAGGTCTTCATGTCGGACCTGGTGGGCAACGGCACGGTGACGCCCGAGGTCGCACACTTCATGGCGTGCGCGGTGCGGGCCCGCAAGAACATCATGATCGCGGGCGCGACGAACGCCGGTAAGACGACGCTCCTGCGTGCCCTCGCCAACGAGATCCCGCCGCACGAGCGTCTGGTGACCGTCGAGCGAGCCCTGGAACTCGGTCTCGACCAGTACGCCGATCTGCACCCGAACGTCGTCGCCTTCGAGGAGCGCCTGCCCAACTCCGAGGGCCAGGGCACCATTTCGATGGCGGAGCTCGTGCGCCGTTCGCTCCGTATGAACCCGTCGAGGGTCATCGTCGGTGAGGTGCTCGGCGACGAGATCGTGACCATGCTGAACGCGATGTCGCAGGGCAACGACGGCTCGCTCTCCACGATCCACGCCAACAGCTCGAGTGAGGTCTTCAACCGCATCTCGACGTACGCCCTCCAGGCCTCCGAGCGGCTGCCCATCGAGGCCAGCCAGATGCTCGTGGCCGGAGCCGTCAACTTCGTCGTCTTCATCCAGCGGCGCAACAACTACCAGACCGGCGGAAAGCTCCAGCGCATGGTGACCTCGGTCCGCGAGGTCAACGGCGTCGACGGCCGCGTCCTGTCCAGCGAGGTCTTCGCGGAGGCCGCGGACGGGCAGGTCGTCGCGCACGCGCCGATAGCTTGCATGGACGACCTGGCTGTCTTCGGCTACCGCCCCGCCGGGCAATGGGGGTGA
- a CDS encoding pilus assembly protein TadG-related protein has protein sequence MAPVIRSWAAARCERLDDRGSGAGAVIIFAIVFLTLSAFVIDGGLSISKRERAADIAEQAARYAAQDLDTEGIYEGAKGAPINYENCGARARQFATEMGMGGADVAATHCVTANAEQVEVEVQMTYSPVFTGMFYGGDVTVRGRAVAENAVG, from the coding sequence ATCGCCCCTGTTATCCGTTCATGGGCCGCCGCCCGCTGCGAACGCCTCGACGACCGTGGCTCGGGCGCGGGCGCCGTCATCATCTTCGCGATCGTCTTCCTCACGCTCTCGGCCTTCGTCATCGACGGCGGCCTTTCCATCTCCAAGCGGGAGCGTGCCGCGGACATAGCGGAACAGGCCGCGCGCTATGCCGCGCAGGACCTCGACACCGAGGGCATCTACGAAGGTGCCAAGGGCGCGCCCATCAACTACGAGAACTGCGGCGCGCGCGCCAGACAGTTCGCCACGGAGATGGGCATGGGCGGCGCGGACGTCGCGGCCACGCACTGCGTGACGGCCAACGCCGAACAGGTCGAGGTCGAGGTCCAGATGACCTACAGCCCGGTGTTCACCGGGATGTTCTACGGCGGGGACGTGACGGTGCGCGGGCGCGCGGTGGCGGAGAACGCGGTCGGCTGA
- a CDS encoding helix-turn-helix transcriptional regulator produces MERNDGADEPGWDVDPEDEISAVVEMAGHHLKLRREAAGLRVGEFGEAIGYGEDLIRKIERGARIPRPEYLDKVDEVLGAGGLVSAMKKEMREARYPKKARDLAKLEAQAVEIGLYSNHNVHGLLQTEEHMRALFEMRQPAFSQDELERGVAARMGRQAIFERSPAPSLHFVQEEATLRRTIGGRMVLRRQLQHLVEVAQLRSVTFQVMPLDCESHAGMGGLIEVLKFRDGTAVGRSEGAFGSHPVTDPKQLRILELRYGMIRAQALRPRESLSFIEQVLGET; encoded by the coding sequence GTGGAGCGTAACGACGGGGCGGATGAGCCCGGTTGGGACGTTGATCCCGAGGACGAGATCAGTGCGGTGGTCGAGATGGCGGGTCACCATCTCAAGTTGCGGAGGGAGGCGGCGGGTCTTCGGGTGGGCGAGTTCGGGGAGGCCATCGGGTACGGGGAGGACCTGATCCGGAAGATCGAGCGCGGGGCGCGGATTCCTCGTCCCGAGTATCTGGACAAGGTGGACGAGGTGTTGGGCGCGGGTGGGCTTGTCTCCGCGATGAAGAAGGAGATGCGGGAGGCCCGGTATCCGAAGAAGGCCCGGGACTTGGCGAAGTTGGAGGCGCAGGCGGTCGAGATCGGGTTGTACAGCAACCACAACGTCCATGGGCTACTGCAAACGGAAGAGCACATGCGGGCGCTGTTCGAGATGCGGCAGCCTGCCTTCTCGCAAGATGAATTGGAGCGAGGAGTGGCCGCGCGCATGGGCAGGCAGGCGATCTTCGAGCGTTCGCCTGCGCCGTCCCTCCACTTCGTCCAGGAAGAGGCGACGCTGCGACGCACCATCGGAGGGAGAATGGTGCTGCGGCGACAGCTTCAACACCTGGTGGAAGTAGCGCAGTTGCGGAGTGTCACCTTCCAGGTGATGCCGCTCGACTGTGAGAGCCATGCCGGAATGGGAGGCCTGATCGAAGTGCTGAAGTTCCGTGACGGCACGGCAGTCGGACGCTCCGAGGGGGCGTTCGGCAGCCACCCTGTCACCGACCCGAAGCAGCTCAGGATCCTTGAGTTGCGCTATGGGATGATCCGGGCGCAGGCTCTCAGGCCACGGGAGTCACTGTCCTTCATCGAGCAAGTGCTGGGAGAGACATGA
- a CDS encoding DUF397 domain-containing protein produces the protein MIRKASAGDASGLEWFKSSYSSSSETDDCVEVATTPTTIHLRDSKNPRGPQLAFAPTAWGDFVTYASGS, from the coding sequence ATGATCCGCAAGGCTTCTGCCGGGGACGCCTCGGGGCTGGAGTGGTTCAAGAGCAGCTACAGCAGCAGCAGTGAGACGGACGACTGCGTCGAAGTAGCCACCACCCCCACCACCATCCACCTCCGCGACTCCAAGAACCCCCGAGGCCCCCAACTGGCCTTCGCCCCAACCGCATGGGGCGACTTCGTGACCTACGCATCCGGCAGCTGA
- a CDS encoding type II secretion system F family protein, whose amino-acid sequence MNLTMPIVIGAILGLGIFALVRALMPSKRSAVATVARIDAMRARGAAYESNRAPSGDDKKSSGRMNSTRARVGARVADFYLQQGWEQRSLRADLAVLDRSWEKFLATKTLLAATGIFFGPFMFAIIWTLGVGSSPIIPVWLALMFGVLFFFLPDLEVRRDAADKRRDLRRVIGAYLDLVSMSLAGGRGLPEALMAAAEVSDGWATQRIRNALADARITGISQWQALGTLGEQLGVEELKDLSASLGLVADDGAKVRESLASRAETMRHREMAEIEGSAGEKSQSMLVAQLLLCAGFLVFLIFPAAMRVFQV is encoded by the coding sequence ATGAACCTGACGATGCCGATAGTGATCGGCGCCATCCTCGGCCTGGGCATCTTCGCCCTCGTACGGGCCCTGATGCCGTCCAAGCGGAGTGCGGTCGCGACCGTCGCGCGCATCGACGCGATGCGTGCGCGGGGCGCGGCCTACGAGTCGAACCGCGCACCGTCCGGCGACGACAAGAAGAGCTCCGGCCGCATGAACTCGACGCGTGCCCGGGTGGGCGCGCGGGTCGCCGACTTCTATCTCCAGCAGGGCTGGGAACAGCGCTCGCTGCGGGCCGACCTGGCGGTGCTCGACCGCAGCTGGGAGAAGTTCCTGGCGACGAAGACACTGCTGGCGGCGACGGGCATCTTCTTCGGCCCGTTCATGTTCGCCATCATCTGGACGCTGGGGGTCGGCAGCAGCCCGATCATCCCGGTCTGGCTTGCGCTGATGTTCGGCGTTCTCTTCTTCTTCCTTCCCGACCTCGAGGTCCGGCGCGACGCCGCGGACAAGCGGCGCGACCTGCGTCGCGTCATCGGTGCCTATCTGGACCTGGTGTCGATGAGCCTGGCGGGCGGCCGCGGCCTCCCCGAGGCCCTGATGGCGGCGGCGGAAGTCTCCGACGGATGGGCGACGCAACGTATCCGAAACGCGCTGGCCGATGCCCGGATCACCGGCATCAGCCAGTGGCAGGCGCTCGGCACACTCGGCGAGCAGCTGGGCGTCGAAGAGCTCAAGGACCTGTCGGCTTCGCTCGGCCTGGTGGCGGACGACGGCGCGAAGGTGCGCGAGTCGCTCGCCTCCCGCGCGGAGACGATGCGGCACCGCGAGATGGCCGAGATCGAGGGCAGCGCGGGCGAGAAATCCCAGTCGATGCTCGTCGCACAGCTGCTGCTGTGTGCCGGCTTCCTTGTCTTCCTGATCTTCCCGGCGGCAATGCGCGTGTTCCAGGTCTAG
- a CDS encoding type II secretion system F family protein: MNSLGSMGGLFSLPVLYALGCGIAVGGGLAVLAIALRGLPVKPEHEKQKASERMSELIRFAGQRGSLAIGVGLVVLLLTRWAVAGIASGILVFFWDKLFGGAAEERAQMKRVEALAAWTESLRDTIAGAVGLEQAIPASARAAAPVLRPHLDALVDRLRARTPLPEALQVLADEIDDASADIIVAALILNAKLRGPGLRQVLGALAKSAREEVDMRQRVMAQRASTRRSVQIVVAVSIAFVLGLSIFNRDFVSPYGTPVGQLVLACVCALFALGFWWLRKLSTVETPDRFLIRDEPGVQFVRPRGAGAGVAPGAGEAQAPLTGPSGPYGQPGQPGQPGHPGQGGHANPEGVRR; encoded by the coding sequence ATGAACTCACTCGGCTCGATGGGCGGCCTCTTCTCGCTGCCCGTCCTGTACGCACTGGGCTGCGGCATCGCGGTCGGCGGAGGCCTCGCGGTCCTCGCGATCGCGTTGCGCGGACTGCCCGTGAAGCCCGAGCACGAGAAGCAGAAGGCCAGCGAGCGGATGAGTGAACTCATCCGCTTCGCCGGGCAGCGCGGCTCGTTGGCCATCGGCGTCGGCTTGGTGGTCCTCCTCCTCACCCGCTGGGCGGTGGCGGGCATCGCGTCCGGCATCCTCGTCTTCTTCTGGGACAAGCTGTTCGGGGGTGCGGCCGAGGAGCGCGCCCAGATGAAGCGCGTCGAGGCCCTCGCCGCCTGGACGGAGTCCCTGCGCGACACCATCGCGGGCGCGGTCGGCCTGGAGCAGGCGATCCCCGCTTCGGCGCGGGCGGCCGCGCCGGTGCTTCGTCCGCATCTGGACGCGCTGGTGGACCGGTTGCGGGCTCGTACCCCGCTTCCCGAGGCCCTTCAGGTCCTCGCCGACGAGATCGACGACGCGTCGGCGGACATCATCGTCGCCGCCCTGATCCTGAACGCGAAGCTGCGGGGTCCGGGTCTGCGGCAGGTGCTCGGCGCGCTTGCCAAGTCGGCGCGTGAAGAGGTCGACATGCGGCAGCGCGTGATGGCGCAGCGGGCGTCGACGCGGCGGTCGGTGCAGATCGTGGTCGCGGTGTCGATCGCGTTCGTCCTCGGCCTTTCGATCTTCAACCGGGACTTCGTCTCGCCGTACGGCACGCCGGTCGGCCAGCTCGTACTCGCCTGCGTCTGCGCGCTGTTCGCGCTCGGCTTCTGGTGGCTGCGGAAGCTGTCGACGGTGGAGACGCCGGATCGCTTCCTGATCCGGGATGAGCCGGGGGTGCAGTTTGTGCGGCCTCGGGGGGCTGGGGCGGGTGTGGCTCCCGGTGCCGGTGAGGCGCAGGCGCCGCTGACGGGCCCGAGCGGTCCGTACGGGCAGCCGGGCCAGCCGGGCCAGCCGGGTCACCCCGGGCAGGGCGGCCATGCGAATCCGGAGGGGGTACGTCGATGA
- a CDS encoding TadE family protein — MRGCVKRWVRRRVEAASTRGESGMTAIEFVLLTPVLFFMIFATVQFALYFFADHVAQAAAQAGARKARATADENPGGWRGEARDVVDDYIRQLGPQLVLNPDVATVEPKANTVGVEITAKVPSVFPGLDMTVRAQSSGPVERFVEEGEGG; from the coding sequence GTGCGCGGGTGCGTGAAGCGATGGGTACGCCGCAGGGTGGAGGCAGCCTCCACCCGCGGTGAATCCGGCATGACCGCGATCGAGTTCGTGCTGCTCACTCCGGTGCTGTTCTTCATGATCTTCGCGACGGTGCAGTTCGCGCTGTACTTCTTCGCGGACCATGTCGCCCAGGCCGCGGCCCAGGCGGGGGCGCGCAAGGCCCGCGCGACGGCCGACGAGAACCCGGGCGGCTGGCGGGGCGAGGCGCGCGACGTGGTCGACGACTACATCCGGCAGCTCGGCCCGCAGTTGGTCCTGAACCCGGATGTGGCGACGGTCGAGCCGAAGGCGAACACGGTCGGTGTGGAGATCACCGCGAAGGTGCCGTCGGTCTTCCCCGGTCTCGACATGACGGTGCGCGCGCAGTCGTCCGGACCGGTGGAGCGGTTCGTGGAGGAGGGTGAGGGCGGCTGA
- a CDS encoding PstS family phosphate ABC transporter substrate-binding protein, with translation MSGGFSWESAVAALGLAIPVGAALWEFGFAGRKRLGYRVQMDTTAKNADTHPHAGVLRQMQQHGTSLIDPSFVLLRIQNSGWTHIDANDYVVRDDDQVGIRISFPGRRVDGMVVTEYSHDYLGPCFDGAAGLRMDNGLIELPRVPLNRGTHYKVLAVLERDPDFPAGRRFPDPDVVAGIKGGVRGGRIKKTESHTFASKPVMVFIALLVLIAAAQSFTTFTRDDAAAQAAPVDCAEGTLTLSGSTAFKDAVAEAAKRYVKKCTDARIPITDNTFNGSVAGLDSLAAAGKKAGTGKAGGAGLPDRLAFTDGAKGDGRPQLLPRPVALSLFTLSVNKDAGVQDLSLKQVRQIYAGKITNWSQVNGNNVPVHLVSRHPGSGTRSTLVSQVLDDKELLEVTSGDCAGMDRSKPGRCEVGDTGILLDTVASTPGALGHSEAGAALTHEGLNQVRIAGYPATVEGADTGAYPYWQTEFAYTYGEPPADSIAAGFLRYLTEGAGKDSLPSHGHRPCSELEKPLLCRPVS, from the coding sequence ATGAGTGGTGGATTTTCCTGGGAGTCGGCGGTCGCCGCCCTCGGGCTCGCGATACCGGTTGGTGCCGCCCTGTGGGAGTTCGGGTTCGCCGGGCGCAAGCGGCTCGGCTACCGCGTGCAGATGGACACCACCGCGAAGAACGCGGACACCCATCCGCACGCCGGGGTGCTGCGGCAGATGCAGCAGCACGGCACCTCCCTCATCGACCCGTCCTTCGTCCTGCTCCGCATCCAGAACAGCGGCTGGACTCACATCGACGCCAACGACTATGTCGTACGCGACGACGACCAGGTCGGCATCCGGATCAGTTTCCCCGGCCGCCGCGTCGACGGCATGGTCGTCACCGAGTACAGCCACGACTACCTGGGCCCCTGCTTCGACGGAGCCGCCGGGCTCCGCATGGACAACGGGCTGATCGAGCTGCCCCGTGTCCCCCTCAACCGCGGCACCCACTACAAGGTCCTCGCCGTCCTGGAACGCGACCCCGACTTCCCGGCCGGGCGTAGGTTCCCCGATCCCGATGTCGTCGCCGGCATAAAGGGCGGCGTACGCGGTGGCCGGATCAAGAAGACCGAGAGCCACACCTTCGCGTCGAAGCCCGTGATGGTCTTCATCGCCCTGCTGGTGCTGATCGCCGCCGCCCAGTCCTTCACCACGTTCACCAGGGACGACGCCGCGGCCCAGGCGGCGCCCGTGGACTGCGCCGAGGGCACGCTGACCCTCTCCGGCTCCACCGCCTTCAAGGACGCCGTCGCGGAGGCCGCCAAGCGGTACGTGAAGAAGTGCACGGACGCCAGGATCCCCATCACGGACAACACGTTCAACGGCAGTGTCGCGGGCCTCGACTCCTTGGCGGCCGCCGGCAAGAAGGCCGGCACGGGTAAGGCCGGTGGGGCCGGCCTTCCCGACCGGCTCGCCTTCACCGACGGGGCCAAGGGCGACGGCCGCCCCCAGCTCCTTCCCCGCCCCGTCGCCCTGTCCCTCTTCACCCTCTCCGTCAACAAGGACGCGGGCGTCCAGGACCTCTCCCTCAAGCAGGTACGCCAGATCTACGCGGGCAAGATCACCAACTGGTCCCAGGTCAACGGCAACAACGTCCCCGTCCACCTCGTCAGCCGCCACCCCGGCTCCGGCACCCGCTCCACCCTCGTCAGCCAAGTCCTCGACGACAAGGAGCTGTTGGAGGTCACCTCGGGGGACTGTGCGGGCATGGACCGCAGCAAGCCGGGCCGCTGCGAGGTCGGCGACACCGGCATCCTCCTGGACACGGTGGCCTCGACCCCGGGAGCCCTCGGCCACAGCGAGGCGGGCGCCGCGCTCACCCACGAGGGCCTCAACCAGGTCCGCATCGCGGGCTACCCGGCGACGGTGGAGGGCGCGGACACGGGCGCGTACCCCTACTGGCAGACGGAGTTCGCGTACACCTACGGAGAGCCCCCCGCCGACTCGATCGCGGCAGGCTTCCTGCGCTACCTGACAGAGGGCGCAGGCAAGGACAGCCTCCCGTCCCACGGCCACCGCCCCTGCTCGGAGCTGGAGAAGCCGCTGCTGTGCCGCCCGGTCAGCTGA